The Pongo abelii isolate AG06213 chromosome 21, NHGRI_mPonAbe1-v2.0_pri, whole genome shotgun sequence genome has a window encoding:
- the LOC100448759 gene encoding cytochrome c oxidase subunit 4 isoform 2, mitochondrial produces MLPRAAWSLVLRKGGRGRRGMHSSEGTTRGGGKMSPYTNCYAQRYYPMPEEPFCTELNAEQQALKEKEKGSWTQLTHAEKVALYRLQFNETFAEMNRRSNEWKTVMGCVFFFIGFAALVIWWQRVYVFPPKPITLTDEWKAQQLQRMLDMKVNPVQGLASRWDYEKKQWKK; encoded by the exons ATGCTCCCCAGAGCTGCCTGGAGCTTGGTGCTGAGGAAAGGTGGACGTGGAAGACGAGGGATGCACAGCTCAGAAGGCACCA CCCGTGGTGGGGGGAAGATGTCCCCCTACACCAACTGCTATGCCCAGCGTTACTACCCCATGCCAGAAGAGCCCTTCTGCACAGAACTCAACGCTGAGCAGCAGGCcctgaaggagaaggagaagggaagctGGACCCAGCTGACCCACGCAGAAAAGGTGGCCT TGTACCGGCTCCAGTTCAATGAGACCTTTGCAGAGATGAACCGTCGCTCCAATGAGTGGAAGACAGTGATGGGTTGTGTCTTCTTCTTCATTGGATTTGCAGCTCTGGTGATTTGGTGGCAGCGGGTCTACG TATTTCCTCCAAAGCCGATCACCTTGACGGACGAGTGGAAAGCCCAGCAGCTGCAGCGCATGCTGGACATGAAGGTCAATCCTGTGCAGGGCCTGGCCTCCCGCTGGGACTATGAGAAGAAGCAGTGGAAGAAGTGA